A genomic stretch from Achromobacter spanius includes:
- a CDS encoding fumarate hydratase: MRVVAATDIESSIADALQAISHTHPADFVQALKAAHAVESKAAARHALLQLLINSKLSAQARRPVCQDTGVVHIYVSMGMDVRIRHDGTGPTPSLQTIVNRGVARAYGCATNPLRASMIQDPLGARRNTRDNTPAVLQVDLVEGEELRLTVVAKGGGGDAKTRYAMLNPSDSVADWVVSQLPGMGAGWCPPGVLGLGIGGTPEQAVAQAKRALFAPIDMAQLLARDASTPDTRDASPPDTLTPEEQLRTEVYQRINALGIGAQGLGGDTTVLDVKVATAPSHAALLPVALVPNCAATRFVSFDMPAAGPARFPPPDPATWDGIPDALPTQEGRRVNLDTLTQAEVATWAAGETLLLSGKLLTGRDAAHKRMADLLNQGAPLPVPLRGRALYYVGPVDAVPGEAVGPAGPTTATRMDKFMPQLLAETGLLVTIGKAERGQVAIDAIKQHGAAYLSAVGGAAYLVARSITSSRVVAFADLDMEAIHEFDVRDMPVTVAVDAQGRTTHAVIHIRVQR, encoded by the coding sequence ATGCGCGTCGTCGCTGCCACGGATATTGAATCGAGCATTGCCGACGCGTTGCAGGCCATCAGCCACACGCATCCGGCGGACTTCGTGCAAGCCCTGAAGGCGGCGCACGCGGTCGAGAGCAAGGCGGCCGCCCGCCATGCGCTGCTGCAATTGCTGATCAACAGCAAGCTCAGCGCGCAAGCGCGCCGGCCTGTCTGCCAGGACACGGGCGTGGTGCATATTTACGTCAGCATGGGGATGGATGTACGCATCCGCCATGACGGCACGGGGCCCACGCCCAGCTTGCAGACCATCGTCAACCGGGGAGTCGCCCGCGCTTACGGCTGCGCGACCAACCCCTTGCGCGCGTCGATGATTCAAGACCCGTTGGGCGCGCGCCGCAACACCCGCGACAACACGCCCGCTGTCCTGCAAGTCGACCTGGTCGAGGGCGAGGAACTGCGCTTGACCGTCGTCGCCAAGGGCGGCGGCGGGGATGCCAAGACGCGCTACGCGATGCTGAACCCCAGTGACTCCGTGGCGGATTGGGTCGTGTCGCAATTGCCGGGCATGGGTGCGGGCTGGTGTCCGCCCGGGGTGCTCGGCCTGGGCATCGGCGGCACGCCTGAACAGGCGGTTGCCCAGGCCAAGCGCGCCTTGTTTGCTCCCATCGACATGGCGCAATTGCTGGCGCGCGACGCCAGCACGCCCGACACCCGCGACGCCAGCCCGCCCGACACCCTTACCCCCGAAGAACAGCTACGCACCGAGGTCTACCAACGGATCAACGCGCTGGGCATCGGCGCACAGGGCCTGGGCGGCGACACCACGGTGCTGGACGTGAAGGTAGCCACCGCGCCCTCGCACGCCGCGTTGTTGCCGGTGGCACTGGTACCAAACTGCGCCGCCACGCGCTTTGTGTCCTTCGACATGCCCGCTGCCGGCCCCGCGCGCTTCCCGCCGCCCGACCCCGCAACCTGGGACGGCATCCCGGACGCGCTGCCGACGCAGGAAGGCAGACGGGTAAACCTGGACACCCTCACACAAGCCGAAGTCGCCACCTGGGCGGCCGGTGAAACGCTGTTGCTGTCGGGCAAGCTGTTGACGGGACGCGACGCCGCCCACAAGCGCATGGCCGACCTGCTGAACCAGGGCGCACCCTTGCCGGTGCCGCTGCGCGGTCGCGCGCTTTACTACGTGGGGCCGGTCGATGCCGTGCCCGGCGAAGCCGTGGGGCCGGCAGGGCCGACCACCGCCACACGCATGGACAAGTTCATGCCGCAACTGCTGGCTGAAACCGGCCTGCTGGTGACGATAGGCAAAGCGGAACGAGGCCAGGTAGCCATCGACGCCATCAAACAGCATGGCGCCGCGTACTTGAGCGCGGTCGGTGGCGCCGCCTATCTTGTGGCGCGGTCCATCACATCGTCCCGCGTGGTGGCGTTCGCGGACCTGGACATGGAGGCCATCCATGAATTCGACGTGCGCGACATGCCGGTCACGGTTGCGGTGGATGCCCAGGGCCGAACGACGCATGCGGTTATCCACATAAGGGTGCAGCGGTAA
- a CDS encoding Bug family tripartite tricarboxylate transporter substrate binding protein, giving the protein MKNWMAALTVAGAFALPMGAQAQDNYPSRAITWIVPFAAGGPTDAMARNVANRVGQELKQTILVENVGGAGGTIGAAKAAKSAPDGYTFLVGHIGYMAAAPSLYARLQYDPVKDFQAVFRFPDTPLVLLVGESSPYKSMAELIAYGKQHPGKLNFSNAGVGSTSHLVAAMFTSQAGITVTPIAYKGAGPALNDLMGNQVDAMFDQTNTALPQTQGGKVRALGLTSAERMPQFPNVPTMAEKAIPNFQVSTWYGLYAPKGTPDKVVQTMYQAWQKALADKAFTGKMVEQGIKLLPAEQYAPAAFQQFTADEGKRWAQVIKQAGISLQ; this is encoded by the coding sequence ATGAAGAACTGGATGGCGGCACTGACCGTCGCGGGCGCGTTCGCCTTGCCGATGGGCGCGCAAGCGCAAGACAACTACCCTTCCCGGGCCATTACCTGGATCGTCCCCTTTGCGGCGGGCGGCCCTACCGACGCCATGGCGCGCAACGTGGCGAACCGCGTTGGGCAAGAACTGAAACAGACCATCCTGGTTGAGAACGTGGGCGGCGCGGGCGGCACCATCGGCGCGGCCAAGGCCGCCAAGTCCGCGCCCGACGGCTACACCTTCCTGGTAGGCCATATCGGCTACATGGCGGCGGCGCCGTCCCTCTACGCCCGCTTGCAATACGACCCGGTAAAAGACTTCCAGGCCGTATTCCGCTTTCCCGATACGCCGCTGGTGTTGCTGGTGGGTGAATCATCGCCCTATAAATCCATGGCGGAGTTGATCGCTTACGGCAAGCAGCATCCCGGCAAGCTCAACTTCAGCAACGCGGGCGTGGGGTCTACGTCGCACCTGGTGGCGGCCATGTTCACCAGCCAGGCCGGCATCACCGTCACCCCCATCGCTTACAAGGGCGCGGGGCCGGCGCTCAATGACCTGATGGGCAATCAGGTGGACGCCATGTTCGATCAGACCAATACCGCGTTACCGCAGACGCAGGGCGGCAAGGTGCGGGCGCTGGGCCTGACCTCCGCTGAGCGCATGCCGCAATTCCCGAACGTGCCCACCATGGCGGAAAAAGCGATACCGAACTTCCAGGTGTCCACGTGGTACGGCTTGTATGCGCCTAAGGGCACGCCCGACAAGGTGGTGCAAACGATGTACCAGGCCTGGCAGAAGGCGCTGGCGGATAAAGCCTTTACCGGCAAGATGGTGGAACAGGGCATCAAATTGCTGCCCGCCGAACAGTACGCGCCAGCCGCCTTCCAGCAGTTCACCGCCGACGAAGGCAAGCGCTGGGCGCAAGTGATCAAGCAAGCCGGCATCAGCTTGCAATAG